A single window of Pseudomonas lutea DNA harbors:
- a CDS encoding aldo/keto reductase has product MRTLELADKTVPVIGQGTWHMGEDRRQLQAEVSALQLGIDLGLTLIDTAEMYGEGGAEEVVGQAIAGRRDEVVLVSKVYPHNASRAGIPAACERSLKRMKTDYIDLYLLHWPGSYPLEETVEAFERLREAGKIGRWGVSNFDVSDMIDLNNPHCATNQVLYNPEERGIEYDLLPWMQSANMPLMAYCPIGQAGNLLMNPAILEVAERHDATPAQISLAWVLRQDGVIAIPKAVDPHHIELNAAAAEIELSIDDELLIDSSWPAPTRKKSLSMV; this is encoded by the coding sequence ATGCGCACGCTTGAACTGGCAGACAAAACCGTCCCCGTCATAGGTCAGGGCACCTGGCACATGGGCGAGGATCGCCGCCAGCTGCAGGCGGAGGTTTCGGCGCTCCAGTTGGGCATCGATCTTGGCCTGACGCTGATCGACACCGCCGAGATGTACGGCGAAGGCGGCGCCGAGGAAGTGGTGGGCCAGGCCATTGCCGGGCGTCGTGACGAGGTGGTGCTGGTGAGCAAGGTCTACCCGCACAACGCCAGCCGCGCGGGCATTCCGGCAGCCTGCGAACGCAGCCTCAAACGCATGAAGACCGATTACATCGATCTTTATTTGCTGCATTGGCCGGGCTCCTATCCGCTGGAGGAAACCGTCGAAGCGTTCGAGCGTCTGCGTGAAGCCGGCAAAATCGGACGCTGGGGTGTTTCGAATTTCGACGTGTCCGACATGATTGACTTGAACAACCCTCACTGCGCCACCAATCAGGTGCTCTACAACCCGGAAGAACGCGGTATCGAATACGACCTGCTGCCCTGGATGCAGAGCGCCAACATGCCCCTTATGGCCTACTGCCCGATCGGCCAGGCCGGCAACCTGTTGATGAACCCGGCCATTCTCGAAGTCGCGGAGCGGCATGACGCGACGCCGGCGCAAATCAGCCTGGCGTGGGTGCTGCGCCAGGACGGGGTCATCGCGATTCCCAAGGCGGTGGATCCGCACCACATCGAGCTGAACGCCGCAGCCGCCGAGATCGAGCTGTCGATCGATGATGAACTGCTGATTGACAGCTCATGGCCGGCGCCGACCCGCAAAAAATCCCTGTCGATGGTGTGA
- a CDS encoding transporter, whose amino-acid sequence MNQRIAHHQDPDLFGLLYGFRFRPGEPGRELDSTAAMECLRRPTEPDEFVWLHLNLTHASCERWLKTNLDLPDEFLEALHEGSRSTRIEHVDSALLAVVNDVVFDFNRVSTDIATLWVCVRSNLMISARHQPLRSVDRLRSSVKQGETFRSPLELLAHLLRDQSDVLSQFMRKTSISVDKIEDQLLAQRLSNNRTELGAMRRVLVRLQRLLALEPGSLMRLLHRPPQWLLEEDLQELRQSTEESALVISDLTALGERIKLLQEEIAANLNEQSSRTLFTLTVVTVLALPINIVAGFFGMNVGGIPLATDPHGFWVLVALVATFTFIAGRWAFRKSRDF is encoded by the coding sequence ATGAATCAACGCATCGCGCACCATCAGGACCCCGATCTGTTTGGCCTGCTGTACGGGTTCCGCTTTCGCCCCGGCGAGCCCGGCCGCGAGCTGGATTCGACGGCGGCGATGGAATGCCTGCGCCGACCGACCGAGCCGGACGAGTTCGTCTGGCTGCACCTGAACCTTACCCACGCCAGCTGCGAACGCTGGCTGAAAACCAACCTCGACCTGCCCGACGAGTTCCTCGAAGCCCTGCACGAAGGGTCACGCTCCACCCGCATCGAGCATGTCGATTCGGCGCTGCTGGCGGTGGTCAACGATGTGGTTTTCGATTTCAATCGGGTCTCCACCGACATCGCCACGTTGTGGGTCTGCGTGCGCAGCAACCTGATGATCTCGGCACGGCACCAGCCGCTGCGCTCGGTGGATCGCCTGCGCTCGTCAGTGAAACAGGGCGAGACCTTCCGCTCTCCGCTGGAGCTGCTGGCGCACCTGCTGCGTGACCAGAGCGACGTGCTCAGCCAGTTCATGCGCAAGACCAGCATCAGCGTCGACAAGATCGAAGATCAACTGCTCGCGCAGCGCCTGAGCAACAACCGCACCGAGCTGGGCGCCATGCGCCGGGTGCTGGTGCGCCTGCAGAGGCTGCTGGCGTTGGAGCCCGGCTCGCTGATGCGCCTGCTGCACCGGCCGCCGCAATGGTTGCTGGAGGAAGACCTTCAGGAGCTGCGCCAGTCCACCGAAGAATCAGCACTGGTGATCAGCGACCTCACCGCCCTGGGCGAGCGGATCAAGCTGCTGCAGGAAGAAATCGCCGCCAACCTGAACGAGCAAAGCAGCCGCACGCTGTTCACCTTGACCGTGGTGACGGTGCTGGCACTGCCGATCAATATCGTCGCGGGCTTCTTCGGCATGAACGTCGGCGGTATCCCGCTGGCGACCGACCCCCATGGGTTCTGGGTGTTGGTTGCGCTGGTGGCGACGTTTACGTTCATTGCAGGAAGGTGGGCGTTTCGCAAGAGCCGGGATTTTTAA
- a CDS encoding inorganic phosphate transporter translates to MATPTLTQGSLQQGPGLSAQFGRKPGVLTMVIFFVVLALGLFYTGYSLKQDMDDLGTVVLTWTPFILLGVALVIALGFEFVNGFHDTANAVATVIYTHSLPPNFAVVWSGTFNFLGVLFSSGAVAFGIIALLPVELILQVGSSAGYAMIFALLIAAILWNLGTWWLGLPASSSHTLIGSIIGVGIANALMHGRDGTSGVDWSQATKVGYSLLLSPLVGFTCAALLLLALRMFVKNRALYKAPEGNTPPPIWIRGLLILTCTGVSFAHGSNDGQKGMGLIMLILVGTLPMAYALNRAMPADQSVQFAAVAQVTQQALTKAAPLPAPADSRQTLSTYIRDKQATPDLVPALAVMAGKIGDQVASYGSLAKVPAEATANVRNDMYLTSEAIRVMDKNKVGNFDPDTQAKVDQFKQQIDTATRFIPLWVKVAVAIALGLGTMLGWKRIVITVGEKIGKTHLTYAQGASAEVVAMLTIGAADMYGLPVSTTHVLSSGVAGSMVANGSGLQMRTLRNLAMAWVLTLPAAILLSGSLYWLFTQIF, encoded by the coding sequence ATGGCGACCCCCACACTGACCCAAGGCTCCCTGCAGCAGGGTCCCGGCCTGAGCGCCCAATTCGGGCGCAAGCCTGGCGTGCTGACGATGGTGATCTTCTTCGTCGTGCTTGCACTGGGTCTGTTTTACACCGGCTACAGCCTCAAGCAGGACATGGACGATCTGGGCACCGTCGTACTGACCTGGACGCCCTTCATTCTGCTCGGCGTGGCCTTGGTCATTGCGCTCGGTTTCGAGTTCGTCAATGGCTTTCACGACACCGCCAACGCTGTCGCTACGGTGATCTACACCCACTCCCTGCCGCCAAATTTTGCCGTGGTCTGGTCGGGCACCTTCAACTTCCTCGGGGTGCTCTTCTCCAGCGGAGCGGTGGCGTTCGGCATCATCGCCCTATTGCCGGTGGAGCTGATCCTGCAGGTCGGCTCGTCTGCCGGCTACGCGATGATCTTCGCCCTGCTGATCGCAGCCATTTTGTGGAACCTGGGCACCTGGTGGCTGGGCCTGCCGGCGTCGTCTTCGCACACGCTGATCGGCTCGATCATCGGCGTGGGCATCGCCAACGCGCTGATGCATGGTCGCGATGGCACCAGCGGCGTGGACTGGTCTCAGGCGACCAAGGTCGGTTACTCGCTATTGCTCTCCCCGCTGGTGGGCTTTACCTGCGCCGCGCTGTTGCTGCTGGCGCTGCGCATGTTCGTGAAGAACAGGGCACTGTACAAAGCGCCCGAGGGCAACACGCCGCCGCCCATCTGGATTCGCGGCCTGCTGATCCTGACCTGCACTGGCGTTTCCTTCGCCCACGGTTCCAACGACGGTCAGAAAGGCATGGGCCTGATCATGCTGATTCTGGTCGGCACACTGCCCATGGCCTATGCCCTGAACCGTGCCATGCCCGCCGACCAATCGGTGCAGTTCGCCGCCGTCGCGCAGGTCACCCAACAGGCGCTGACCAAAGCGGCGCCGCTGCCCGCGCCGGCCGACTCGCGCCAGACGCTCTCCACCTATATTCGCGACAAGCAGGCCACCCCTGACCTGGTGCCGGCGCTGGCGGTGATGGCCGGCAAGATCGGCGATCAGGTGGCCAGCTACGGATCGCTCGCCAAGGTACCGGCCGAGGCCACTGCCAACGTGCGTAACGACATGTACCTGACGTCCGAGGCCATCCGCGTGATGGACAAGAACAAGGTCGGCAACTTCGACCCAGACACTCAGGCCAAGGTCGATCAGTTCAAGCAGCAGATCGACACCGCGACGCGCTTCATTCCGCTGTGGGTCAAGGTGGCTGTGGCCATCGCGCTGGGCCTGGGCACCATGTTGGGCTGGAAGCGCATCGTGATCACCGTGGGTGAAAAGATCGGCAAAACGCACCTGACCTATGCCCAGGGCGCATCGGCTGAGGTGGTCGCCATGCTGACCATTGGCGCAGCGGACATGTATGGATTGCCGGTCTCAACCACTCACGTGCTGTCATCGGGGGTGGCGGGCAGCATGGTCGCCAACGGCTCCGGCCTGCAGATGCGCACCCTGCGCAACTTGGCCATGGCCTGGGTGTTGACCCTGCCGGCGGCCATTTTGCTGTCGGGCAGCCTGTACTGGCTGTTCACGCAGATTTTCTGA
- the ssuD gene encoding FMNH2-dependent alkanesulfonate monooxygenase, with protein sequence MDVFWFLPTHGDGHYLGTTKGARPVTLNYLKQVAQAADDLGYHGVLIPTGRSCEDSWVIASALVPLTERLRYLVAIRPGIISPTVSARMAATLDRLSGGRLLINVVTGGDPDENRGDGSFLDHSERYEVTDEFLQIWRRVLQGEAVDFEGKHLKVQNAKALYPPIQKPYPPLYFGGSSEAAHELASDQVDVYLTWGEPPAAVAEKLADIRERAARKGRTVKFGIRLHVIVRQTSEEAWKAADTLIEHISDETIAAAQKSFSRFDSEGQRRMAALHDGRRDNLEIAPNLWAGVGLVRGGAGTALVGNPQEVAARIQEYADLGIESFIFSGYPHLEEAYRFAELVFPLLPEPYRSLAGRGITNLTGPFGEMIANDLPPQK encoded by the coding sequence ATGGATGTTTTCTGGTTTCTACCGACCCACGGCGACGGCCATTACCTGGGCACGACCAAGGGCGCGCGCCCGGTCACGCTCAACTACCTCAAGCAGGTCGCGCAGGCGGCGGACGATCTGGGCTACCACGGCGTGCTGATCCCCACCGGCCGTTCCTGCGAGGACTCATGGGTGATCGCTTCGGCCCTCGTGCCGCTGACCGAGCGCCTGCGTTATCTGGTGGCGATCCGGCCAGGCATCATTTCACCCACGGTCTCGGCGCGCATGGCCGCGACCCTGGATCGTCTGTCCGGCGGACGCCTGCTGATCAACGTCGTGACCGGCGGCGATCCTGATGAAAACCGTGGCGATGGCAGCTTCCTCGATCACAGCGAGCGCTACGAGGTCACCGACGAATTCCTGCAGATCTGGCGCCGCGTCTTGCAGGGCGAAGCCGTGGACTTCGAAGGCAAGCACCTGAAAGTGCAGAATGCCAAAGCGCTCTATCCACCCATCCAAAAACCTTACCCGCCGCTGTATTTCGGTGGCTCGTCCGAGGCGGCCCATGAACTGGCCTCCGATCAGGTCGACGTTTACCTGACGTGGGGCGAACCGCCCGCCGCTGTCGCCGAGAAGCTGGCGGACATCCGCGAGCGCGCCGCACGCAAGGGGCGCACCGTGAAATTTGGTATCCGTTTGCACGTCATTGTCCGCCAGACCAGCGAAGAAGCCTGGAAAGCCGCGGACACCCTGATCGAGCACATCAGCGATGAAACCATCGCCGCCGCCCAAAAATCCTTCTCGCGCTTCGACTCCGAAGGACAGCGGCGCATGGCCGCGCTGCACGACGGCCGCCGCGACAACCTGGAAATCGCGCCGAACCTGTGGGCGGGCGTGGGCCTGGTGCGTGGCGGCGCGGGCACGGCGCTGGTGGGCAATCCGCAGGAAGTCGCTGCGCGGATTCAGGAATACGCGGACCTGGGCATCGAAAGCTTCATCTTCTCCGGCTATCCGCACCTGGAAGAGGCCTACCGCTTTGCCGAGCTGGTCTTCCCGCTGCTGCCCGAGCCGTATCGCAGCCTGGCCGGCCGCGGCATCACCAACCTGACCGGGCCGTTCGGCGAGATGATCGCCAACGATTTGCCACCGCAGAAGTAA
- a CDS encoding sigma-54 interaction domain-containing protein: MQLLTLPPSPALATSVRATAQVFEDPRSQALLAHIQQVAPSDASVLIIGETGTGKELVARHIHNLSSRRHQPFVAVNCGAFSESLVEAELFGQEKGAFTGALTAKAGWFEEANGGTLFLDEIGDLPLAIQVKLLRVLQEREVVRLGSRKSTPINVRVLAATNVQLERAINAGHFREDLFYRLNVVNLVLSTLRERPGDIMPLTRHFIEVYSQRLGCGPIQISAEAEHKLRTYGWPGNIRELENVIHHTLLICRNGIIQSSDLRLSNLRLERQEDASPAVDDSTEALLARAFQRLFEEQAGALHEKVEDALLRAAYRFSHYNQVHTAQLLGLSRNVVRARLIKIGELAVNKRRPGEQTQGDRMLHLSV; encoded by the coding sequence ATGCAGCTACTGACACTTCCGCCCTCGCCGGCTCTGGCCACGTCCGTTCGCGCCACCGCGCAAGTGTTCGAAGACCCAAGATCCCAGGCCCTGCTGGCCCATATTCAACAAGTCGCGCCCAGCGACGCCAGCGTGCTGATCATCGGCGAGACCGGCACCGGCAAAGAGCTGGTGGCGCGCCACATCCACAACCTGAGCAGCCGTCGTCATCAGCCCTTTGTGGCCGTCAATTGCGGCGCGTTTTCCGAGTCACTGGTGGAAGCCGAGCTGTTCGGTCAGGAGAAAGGCGCGTTCACCGGTGCCCTGACCGCCAAGGCCGGCTGGTTTGAAGAAGCCAACGGCGGCACGCTGTTTCTCGATGAAATCGGTGATTTGCCCCTGGCGATTCAGGTCAAGTTGCTGCGCGTTTTGCAGGAGCGCGAGGTGGTCCGCCTGGGTTCGCGCAAAAGTACGCCGATCAACGTGCGGGTGCTGGCCGCCACCAATGTGCAGCTGGAACGCGCGATCAACGCCGGGCATTTTCGCGAGGACCTGTTTTACCGTCTCAACGTGGTCAATCTGGTCTTGAGCACGCTGCGCGAGCGCCCCGGCGACATCATGCCGCTGACCCGCCACTTCATCGAGGTTTACAGCCAGCGACTGGGTTGCGGGCCGATCCAGATCAGCGCCGAGGCCGAGCACAAGCTGCGCACCTACGGCTGGCCGGGGAATATCCGCGAGCTGGAAAACGTCATTCACCACACCCTGCTGATCTGCCGCAACGGGATCATTCAGTCCAGCGACTTGCGCCTGTCGAATTTGCGCCTTGAACGTCAGGAGGACGCTTCACCGGCGGTGGACGATTCCACCGAAGCGCTGCTGGCCCGTGCGTTCCAGCGGTTGTTCGAGGAACAGGCCGGGGCGCTGCACGAGAAGGTCGAGGACGCTCTGTTGAGGGCCGCGTATCGCTTCAGCCACTACAACCAGGTGCACACCGCCCAACTGCTGGGCCTGAGCCGCAACGTCGTGCGCGCGCGGCTGATCAAGATCGGCGAACTGGCCGTCAACAAACGCCGTCCGGGTGAACAGACCCAGGGCGACCGAATGCTGCATTTGTCGGTGTAA
- a CDS encoding antibiotic biosynthesis monooxygenase, producing MTPVTAHLPFSQFVEFAVDPRHQAGLVDALNDRFERFTRTYPGFVCASVQVSEDRRRVLSHVQWLSKRDCERAFENAEEGEADMWGLIRQHRATSMTFNAYEVAAQIVGPRHS from the coding sequence ATGACCCCAGTTACCGCCCACCTTCCGTTCAGCCAGTTCGTCGAGTTTGCCGTGGACCCGCGCCATCAGGCAGGGCTGGTGGACGCGCTCAACGACCGATTCGAACGCTTCACCCGCACCTACCCCGGCTTTGTCTGCGCCAGTGTTCAGGTCAGCGAAGACCGGCGGCGGGTGCTCAGCCATGTGCAGTGGCTGTCAAAACGCGACTGCGAGCGCGCGTTTGAGAATGCCGAAGAAGGCGAGGCGGACATGTGGGGGCTGATTCGTCAGCACCGCGCCACCTCGATGACGTTCAACGCGTATGAAGTGGCCGCACAAATCGTCGGACCTCGCCACAGCTGA
- the soxR gene encoding redox-sensitive transcriptional activator SoxR, with protein sequence MPGHDAPPIARELTVGQLSARSGVAITALRFYEAKGLISSQRNAGNQRRYPRDVLRRVALIKTAQRLGIPLATIQTALQTLPQDRSPSLDDWTRLSERWKTDLNERINRLTALRDQLDGCIGCGCLSMEACPLRNFGDSLGERGAGPQLLDQD encoded by the coding sequence ATGCCTGGACACGACGCCCCGCCCATTGCCCGCGAACTTACGGTCGGCCAGCTCTCCGCACGCAGCGGCGTGGCCATCACCGCTTTGCGTTTCTACGAAGCCAAAGGGCTGATCAGCAGCCAGCGCAACGCCGGCAACCAGCGTCGCTACCCCAGGGATGTGCTGCGCCGTGTGGCCCTGATTAAAACCGCTCAGCGTCTGGGCATCCCGCTGGCGACCATTCAGACCGCGCTGCAAACCCTGCCACAGGACCGCTCGCCCAGTCTGGATGACTGGACCCGGCTGTCCGAGCGCTGGAAAACCGACTTGAACGAGCGGATCAACCGCCTCACCGCGCTGCGCGACCAACTCGACGGCTGCATCGGCTGCGGCTGCCTGTCGATGGAGGCCTGCCCGCTGCGCAACTTCGGCGACAGCCTGGGCGAGCGCGGCGCCGGGCCGCAGTTGCTGGATCAGGATTGA
- a CDS encoding FAD/NAD(P)-binding protein gives MTPEHNPPDADVLIIGGGLSGTLLAVQLLRLPGQRRIVIVESRSELGRGEAYSATELGHTLNGNAARMSVDPDDADDLTRWLTAYIASGGWPESDQQHVPVAELFPPRGIFGIYVQQRLAEAQAVGERFGSTVEHVRGEVTDLQVEASGVRVSLAGHTEPLNGRFGVLATGMFAAARTPQRDSNALNAAAVDPWDVNAMRQLDPRGRVLIIGSGLTMVDAVVSLEQAGHRGPIDVFSRHGLQPHVRRQPPTWPDFLGADHAIRSTRQLVRALREQCRQAAEQGIDWQAPLDTVRVHIPRLWSQATDLQRRQFVRHVRPWWESHHHRSPPTSAQLLDRLIAEGRLHVHAASLLDVEDSPAGEVRIRVRYRGREDASTERGAALINSTGIQYDWRRVDRALPRNLLARGLIKPGPLALGIAADAGGAVLDAEGAVSSRLFAMGPPLRGLWWESTAVNDVASQAKALAARLAAASL, from the coding sequence ATGACTCCTGAACACAACCCACCGGACGCTGACGTCCTTATCATTGGCGGCGGCCTGAGTGGCACCCTGCTTGCCGTGCAGCTCCTGCGCCTGCCGGGTCAGCGACGGATCGTCATCGTCGAGTCGCGCAGCGAACTGGGGCGCGGCGAGGCCTACAGCGCTACCGAACTGGGCCACACGCTAAACGGCAACGCCGCGCGCATGAGCGTTGACCCGGACGACGCCGACGATCTCACCCGCTGGTTGACCGCCTACATCGCCTCAGGTGGCTGGCCGGAATCCGATCAGCAACATGTTCCGGTCGCCGAGCTGTTTCCCCCACGCGGCATCTTCGGGATTTACGTCCAGCAACGCCTCGCCGAAGCCCAGGCCGTCGGCGAGCGCTTCGGCTCTACCGTCGAGCACGTGCGCGGCGAAGTCACTGACCTGCAAGTCGAGGCGTCCGGCGTACGCGTCAGCCTGGCCGGTCACACCGAGCCTTTGAACGGCCGCTTCGGCGTACTGGCAACCGGCATGTTCGCCGCCGCCCGTACGCCTCAACGCGACTCCAACGCCCTCAACGCCGCCGCAGTCGACCCCTGGGACGTCAACGCCATGCGTCAACTCGACCCTCGGGGCCGCGTGCTGATCATCGGCTCAGGCCTGACCATGGTCGACGCCGTGGTATCGCTTGAGCAGGCGGGGCATCGAGGCCCCATCGATGTGTTCTCTCGCCATGGCCTGCAGCCCCATGTCCGTCGGCAACCGCCGACGTGGCCGGATTTCCTCGGCGCCGACCACGCCATTCGCAGCACCCGGCAGTTGGTCCGGGCGTTGCGCGAACAATGCCGGCAGGCGGCAGAGCAAGGCATCGACTGGCAGGCGCCCCTCGACACCGTGCGCGTGCACATCCCACGGTTGTGGAGCCAGGCGACTGACCTGCAGCGCCGCCAGTTCGTACGCCATGTAAGGCCGTGGTGGGAGAGCCATCACCATCGCTCGCCACCGACCAGTGCGCAATTGCTGGATCGGCTGATTGCAGAAGGCCGCCTGCACGTGCATGCCGCATCGTTGCTCGACGTTGAAGACTCGCCGGCCGGGGAGGTGCGCATACGCGTGCGTTATCGCGGCCGGGAAGACGCCAGCACGGAACGCGGCGCTGCGCTCATCAACTCCACGGGCATTCAGTACGACTGGCGGCGGGTCGACCGGGCATTACCGCGCAACCTGCTCGCACGCGGACTGATCAAGCCCGGCCCGCTGGCGCTGGGCATCGCCGCCGATGCCGGTGGCGCAGTGCTGGACGCAGAAGGCGCCGTTTCATCACGCCTGTTCGCCATGGGCCCGCCGTTGCGTGGCCTGTGGTGGGAAAGCACCGCCGTCAACGATGTCGCCTCGCAAGCCAAGGCGCTTGCCGCGCGATTGGCGGCAGCCAGCCTGTAA
- the rlmM gene encoding 23S rRNA (cytidine(2498)-2'-O)-methyltransferase RlmM codes for MNTLFMHCRPGFESEVCSELSEHAARLEVSGYAKAKTDAACAEFICTEPDGAERLMNSLRFRELIFPRQWARGMFVQLPETDRISVILEHMAGFVPCGSLWLEVVDTNDGKELSTFCRKFEAPLRKALEKAGKLVDNPSLPRLLLTFKSGREVFLGLADANNSAMWPMGIPRLKFPREAPSRSTLKLEEAWHHFIPRDQWDERLSGDMTGVDLGAAPGGWTYQLVRRGMLVTAIDNGPMAESLMDTGLVQHLMADGFTFKPRQPVDWMVCDIVEKPARNAALLETWLGEGLCREAVVNLKLPMKQRYAEVRRLLERIEDGFKARGVKVAIGCKQLYHDREEVTCHLRRLDMKRKA; via the coding sequence GTGAACACCCTTTTCATGCATTGCCGTCCCGGCTTCGAAAGCGAGGTCTGCTCGGAGCTTAGCGAGCACGCCGCGCGCCTTGAGGTGTCCGGCTACGCAAAGGCAAAGACCGACGCCGCCTGCGCCGAATTCATCTGCACCGAGCCCGACGGCGCCGAGCGGTTGATGAACAGCCTGCGTTTCCGCGAGCTGATTTTCCCCCGGCAATGGGCGCGTGGCATGTTCGTGCAGTTGCCCGAAACCGACCGCATCAGCGTGATCCTTGAGCACATGGCCGGCTTCGTACCGTGTGGCAGCCTGTGGCTGGAAGTGGTCGACACCAATGACGGCAAAGAGCTCTCGACCTTCTGCCGCAAGTTCGAGGCGCCGCTGCGCAAGGCCTTGGAGAAGGCCGGCAAGCTGGTGGACAACCCGAGCCTGCCGCGCCTGTTGCTCACCTTCAAAAGCGGGCGCGAAGTGTTTCTCGGGCTGGCCGATGCGAACAATTCGGCGATGTGGCCCATGGGCATCCCCCGCCTGAAGTTCCCCCGGGAGGCGCCAAGCCGCTCCACCCTCAAGCTCGAAGAAGCCTGGCATCACTTTATTCCCCGTGATCAGTGGGACGAACGCCTGTCCGGCGACATGACCGGTGTGGACCTGGGCGCCGCGCCGGGCGGCTGGACCTATCAGCTGGTGCGACGCGGCATGCTCGTTACTGCGATTGATAACGGGCCGATGGCCGAAAGCCTGATGGACACCGGGCTGGTCCAGCACCTGATGGCGGACGGCTTTACGTTCAAGCCGCGTCAGCCGGTTGACTGGATGGTCTGTGACATCGTTGAAAAGCCTGCGCGCAACGCCGCATTGCTTGAAACCTGGCTAGGGGAGGGCCTGTGCCGCGAAGCGGTGGTCAACCTCAAACTGCCGATGAAGCAGCGTTACGCCGAGGTGCGACGTTTGCTCGAGCGTATCGAAGACGGCTTCAAGGCCCGCGGCGTCAAGGTGGCCATCGGCTGCAAACAGCTGTACCACGACCGCGAAGAAGTCACCTGTCACCTGCGGCGATTGGACATGAAGCGCAAGGCCTAA